A section of the Desulfovibrio sp. X2 genome encodes:
- a CDS encoding FAD:protein FMN transferase — MRRFAMNRAAHGKPGMSRREFLLRSAGAGICAAAGTLVPLAAGAGMLGRSRTLSLLRPAMGTFVSVSVVDDSRDRAEEAAGRAFDAVARYEPVFSRFAPASPVSVLNERGSLADAPPELAALFAQCFAVHRATNGAFDPTVLPVVELLAARSADGEVRLAPGELAAAEELVGIAGLRCAGRSVRLARSGMAVTLDAIAKGRIVDFAAEAMLAAGAQNFLINAGGDIRAHGSPERGGKWRVAVEDPGGQNGAPAVVELCDGAVATSGSYEVSFDSRRFLCHIVDPGTGRSPGLAAGVTACAPTCAESDALATGLMVLGPAAGSRAVAALPGRSVLFVGLDGAHVASPGFPARG; from the coding sequence ATGAGGCGCTTCGCCATGAACAGGGCCGCGCACGGGAAGCCCGGGATGTCGCGGCGGGAGTTCCTGCTGCGCTCGGCGGGCGCGGGGATCTGCGCCGCCGCGGGCACGCTCGTGCCCCTGGCCGCCGGGGCCGGGATGCTCGGCAGAAGCCGCACGCTCTCGCTCCTGCGTCCGGCCATGGGTACCTTCGTCTCGGTCAGCGTGGTGGACGACTCGCGCGATCGCGCCGAGGAGGCCGCGGGCCGCGCTTTCGACGCCGTGGCACGCTACGAGCCGGTCTTCTCCCGCTTCGCTCCGGCCTCGCCCGTGAGCGTCCTGAACGAGCGGGGGAGTCTTGCCGACGCCCCGCCCGAGCTCGCCGCGCTGTTCGCGCAGTGTTTTGCCGTGCACCGCGCGACCAATGGGGCCTTCGACCCCACGGTGCTGCCCGTGGTGGAGCTGCTGGCCGCGCGCTCCGCGGACGGCGAGGTGCGGCTCGCGCCCGGCGAGCTGGCCGCGGCCGAGGAGCTGGTGGGCATCGCGGGGCTTCGCTGCGCGGGCCGCTCCGTGCGGCTCGCGCGCAGCGGCATGGCCGTGACGCTCGACGCCATCGCCAAGGGCCGCATAGTGGACTTCGCGGCCGAGGCCATGCTCGCCGCTGGCGCGCAGAACTTCCTGATCAACGCGGGCGGCGACATCCGCGCCCACGGCTCGCCCGAGCGCGGCGGCAAGTGGCGCGTCGCGGTGGAGGACCCGGGCGGACAGAACGGCGCGCCGGCCGTGGTGGAGCTTTGCGACGGCGCCGTGGCCACCTCGGGCAGCTACGAGGTTTCCTTCGACAGCCGCAGGTTCCTCTGCCACATCGTGGACCCGGGCACGGGCCGTTCGCCCGGGCTGGCCGCCGGGGTCACGGCCTGCGCGCCCACCTGCGCCGAGTCCGACGCCCTGGCCACCGGCCTCATGGTCCTCGGGCCCGCTGCGGGCAGCCGGGCCGTGGCCGCGCTGCCGGGCCGCTCGGTGCTCTTCGTGGGGCTCGACGGAGCGCACGTCGCGAGCCCGGGGTTCCCCGCCCGAGGGTAG
- the rpmE gene encoding 50S ribosomal protein L31, which yields MKSDIHPKVFKATFRCNCGYEAQILSTKGETVQVEICSQCHPFYTGKQRFVDTAGRIDRFNKKYAKFQKDAK from the coding sequence ATGAAGAGCGATATCCATCCGAAGGTGTTCAAGGCCACCTTCCGTTGCAACTGCGGCTACGAGGCCCAGATCCTGTCCACCAAGGGCGAGACCGTGCAGGTCGAAATCTGCTCGCAGTGCCACCCGTTCTACACCGGCAAGCAGCGCTTCGTGGACACGGCCGGTCGCATCGACCGCTTCAACAAGAAGTACGCCAAGTTCCAGAAGGACGCGAAGTAG